One Cucurbita pepo subsp. pepo cultivar mu-cu-16 chromosome LG11, ASM280686v2, whole genome shotgun sequence DNA window includes the following coding sequences:
- the LOC111805894 gene encoding RING-H2 finger protein ATL56-like → MPLQDSAAASGDSLPHPPPPPKPEGKLLSLLLKVAVMIFFTTLFFVFLGLATALLLFHLCIASALHRRRAQYPDSSSGFSRRDLKKLLQFQFSNGVNPHSQIDCSICLDGFRKGQWCRKLGGCGHVYHRKCIDSWLVRVSTCPLCRRCVRLDMEEHKINCVSSRNYEILYAL, encoded by the coding sequence ATGCCCCTTCAAGATTCCGCCGCCGCGAGCGGCGACTCGCTTCCCCacccaccaccgccgccgaaGCCAGAGGGTAAACTCCTCTCTCTGCTTCTCAAGGTTGCCGTCATGATCTTCTTTACCACcctcttcttcgtcttcctcgGCCTCGCCACTgccctcctcctcttccacctCTGCATCGCCAGCGCCCTCCATCGCCGCCGTGCCCAATACCCCGATTCCTCATCTGGGTTCTCCCGTCGTGACCTCAAAAAGCTCCTCCAGTTCCAATTCTCTAATGGGGTCAATCCCCATTCCCAAATTGATTGCTCTATTTGTCTCGATGGGTTTAGAAAGGGCCAGTGGTGTAGAAAACTTGGTGGGTGTGGCCATGTTTATCACCGGAAATGCATCGATTCGTGGTTAGTTAGGGTTTCTACTTGCCCCCTTTGCCGCCGCTGCGTTCGATTGGATATGgaagaacataaaattaattgtgTAAGCTCTCGCAACTATGAGATTTTGTATGCTCTGTAA